The bacterium DNA segment GCGGTGAACTCCTCGAGGGACGCGGCCCCCAGCGCCAGATCCAGGTCGCGGCGCGCGACGAGCTGCCCCTGGAGGGCGCGCACGCGGGCGTTGACGTAGCCGAGATCCTCGATCACGGCCGCGCCCCTTCCGCGCCGAAGAGCAGCCGCCCCGCCTCCTGGAGCAGCAGCGGCCGGGCGTCCTCGAGGCGGTCCGCGAGGCCGTTGCGCACGACGCAGCGGCCCTCGGGGCCCAGCAGCGCCTCGACGCCGCCGAGCGGGAGGGGGGCCGTCTCGATCGCCGCCTCCGCCGACCGGCGCCGGAGGATCTCCTCCACGGCCCCGCGGTCCTCGGGGCGGCAACGGATGGTGACGGGGCCCGCGGCGTCCTCGAGGCATTCGTCGACAAGTCGGGCGAGCAGCGCTTCGTAGGCGGGGGTGCCGCGAAGGCCGACCAGGCGCTCCTCGAGCCCGCGCAGCGCCGCCGCGATGACCTCC contains these protein-coding regions:
- a CDS encoding V-type ATP synthase subunit E family protein, which produces EVIAAALRGLEERLVGLRGTPAYEALLARLVDECLEDAAGPVTIRCRPEDRGAVEEILRRRSAEAAIETAPLPLGGVEALLGPEGRCVVRNGLADRLEDARPLLLQEAGRLLFGAEGARP